The following are encoded together in the Coffea arabica cultivar ET-39 chromosome 1c, Coffea Arabica ET-39 HiFi, whole genome shotgun sequence genome:
- the LOC140009502 gene encoding cytochrome P450 81Q32-like, with translation MELLYTILGLFIFLIAVKYQYLRKKNRKLRPPSPPALPILGHLHLVKTAPHLALQKLSIKYGPLISLHFGIRPFLVVSSPSLAEECLTKTNDIIFANRPESVSSKYLGYNSTILILSPYGDHWRNLRRVTTIHMFSSIQLQRLSSIWTEEIHFIIKKLFSNNSDEKTWKVKDMSSLFRDLLFNVITKIVAGKRWPSDQPGDIFSPRPITNLCDYIPILRWIGYGGLEKGVISLHQKRDEFLQGLIDQTRKEEAEDGSCPTVRRKTIIQELLSLQEAEPEYYTDEIVKGIIQIMLSGGTHTTSQTMEWALSSLLNHPNVLQKARDELEKMQPGHLLNDSDISKLPYLRCIINETLRLFPAAPTLVPHFSSEDCTIGGYEVPKGTTLLVNVWAIHRDPNLWEEPNKFKPERFEGMDERGWNEGFKFLPFGKGRRICPGAAMAIRLVGLTLGTLIQFFDWERVGPEMVDLEENQGSTLGKAKPLEACYKPRPSMIKTISQL, from the exons ATGGAGTTACTCTACACCATTCTAGGTCTCTTCATATTCTTGATTGCTGTAAAGTATCAGTATCTCCgaaaaaagaacagaaaacTGCGGCCTCCAAGTCCTCCAGCTCTTCCAATTTTGGGCCATCTTCACCTTGTGAAGACTGCCCCTCACCTTGCCCTGCAAAAGCTCTCCATCAAATATGGTCCCCTGATTTCCCTTCATTTTGGGATTCGTCCTTTCCTTGTCGTTTCCTCACCATCTCTTGCAGAGGAATGCTTAACCAAGACGAATGATATTATTTTCGCGAACCGGCCTGAGTCAGTTTCCAGTAAATACCTTGGCTACAACTCAACTATTCTCATACTCTCCCCTTATGGAGATCACTGGCGAAATCTCCGCAGAGTCACAACCATCCATATGTTTTCTTCGATTCAACTCCAGCGTTTATCCTCCATCTGGACCGAAGAAATCCATTTCATCATCAAAAAATTGTTTTCAAATAACTCTGATGAGAAAACCTGGAAAGTTAAGGACATGAGTTCTTTGTTCCGGGATTTATTATTCAACGTGATAACGAAAATAGTTGCTGGAAAACGATGGCCATCTGATCAGCCAGGTGATATATTTTCACCGCGACCAATCACTAATCTTTGTGATTATATTCCAATCTTGAGGTGGATTGGCTATGGAGGGTTGGAGAAAGGTGTAATCAGTTTGCACCAGAAGAGGGACGAGTTTCTTCAGGGCCTGATTGATCAAACACGTAAAGAGGAAGCAGAAGACGGTTCTTGTCCGACAGTGAGAAGGAAAACAATTATTCAAGAATTGCTATCTCTACAAGAAGCAGAACCCGAATACTACACTGATGAAATTGTTAAAGGAATTATACAA ATAATGTTGTCAGGCGGAACCCATACTACATCACAGACAATGGAGTGGGCATTGTCCAGCCTATTAAATCACCCTAATGTACTGCAAAAGGCAAGAGATGAACTAGAAAAAATGCAGCCTGGCCATCTGCTAAATGATTCGGATATCTCCAAATTGCCTTATTTACGCTGCATTATCAACGAAACACTAAGGTTATTTCCTGCGGCACCGACTCTTGTGCCTCATTTCTCATCTGAGGATTGCACCATAGGAGGCTACGAGGTTCCTAAAGGTACAACTTTGTTAGTGAATGTTTGGGCCATTCACAGGGACCCCAATCTTTGGGAAGAGCCCAACAAGTTTAAGCCAGAAAGATTTGAAGGAATGGATGAGAGAGGGTGGAATGAAGGGTTCAAATTTCTTCCATTTGGAAAAGGCCGGAGAATTTGCCCAGGAGCTGCCATGGCCATAAGGTTGGTCGGGTTGACATTGGGCACCTTGATTCAATTCTTTGATTGGGAAAGAGTTGGGCCTGAAATGGTGGATTTGGAAGAAAATCAAGGATCGACTTTGGGTAAGGCCAAGCCTTTGGAGGCATGTTACAAGCCGCGCCCATCTATGATCAAAACAATTTCTCAGCTTTAA